The following coding sequences lie in one Flavobacterium sp. 20NA77.7 genomic window:
- the tuf gene encoding elongation factor Tu, with product MAKETFDRSKPHLNIGTIGHVDHGKTTLTAAITKVLADAGLSEAKSFDQIDNAPEEKERGITINTSHVEYSTANRHYAHVDCPGHADYVKNMVTGAAQMDGAILVVAATDGPMPQTREHILLGRQVGVPRMVVFMNKVDMVDDAELLELVEMEIRDLLSFYQYDGDNGPVVQGSALGALNGDPKWVATVMELMEAVDNWIELPARDVDKPFLMPVEDVFTITGRGTVATGRIETGVANTGDPVEIIGMGADKLTSTITGVEMFRKILDRGEAGDNVGLLLRGIDKADIKRGMVICKPGSVKPHAKFKAEVYILKKEEGGRHTPFHNNYRPQFYVRTTDVTGTISLPAGRDMVMPGDNLTIEVELLSAIALSVGLRFAVREGGRTVGAGQVTEILD from the coding sequence ATGGCAAAAGAAACATTTGATCGTTCGAAGCCCCATTTAAATATTGGTACTATCGGACACGTAGACCACGGGAAAACTACGTTAACAGCTGCAATCACTAAAGTATTAGCTGATGCAGGTTTATCTGAAGCAAAATCATTTGACCAAATTGATAACGCTCCAGAAGAAAAAGAAAGAGGTATTACAATTAATACTTCACACGTTGAGTATTCAACTGCTAATCGTCACTACGCTCACGTTGACTGTCCAGGTCACGCGGATTACGTTAAGAACATGGTTACAGGTGCTGCTCAAATGGATGGTGCTATCTTAGTAGTTGCTGCTACAGATGGTCCAATGCCACAAACTCGTGAGCATATCCTTTTAGGACGTCAAGTAGGTGTGCCTAGAATGGTTGTATTCATGAATAAAGTTGACATGGTTGACGATGCTGAATTATTAGAATTAGTAGAAATGGAAATCAGAGATTTATTATCTTTCTATCAATATGATGGTGATAATGGTCCTGTTGTTCAAGGTTCTGCTTTAGGTGCATTAAACGGTGATCCAAAATGGGTTGCTACTGTAATGGAATTAATGGAAGCAGTTGATAATTGGATTGAATTACCAGCTCGTGACGTTGATAAACCATTCTTAATGCCAGTTGAAGACGTATTTACAATTACAGGTCGTGGAACTGTTGCTACAGGTCGTATCGAAACTGGAGTTGCTAATACTGGAGATCCTGTTGAAATCATTGGTATGGGGGCTGATAAATTAACTTCTACAATTACAGGAGTTGAGATGTTCCGTAAAATCCTTGACAGAGGTGAAGCTGGTGATAACGTAGGTTTATTATTAAGAGGTATTGACAAAGCTGATATCAAAAGAGGTATGGTAATCTGTAAACCAGGTTCAGTTAAACCACATGCTAAATTCAAAGCAGAGGTTTATATCTTGAAAAAAGAAGAAGGTGGTCGTCATACACCATTCCACAATAACTACCGTCCTCAGTTTTATGTACGTACAACTGACGTAACAGGTACAATTTCTTTACCAGCAGGTAGAGATATGGTTATGCCTGGAGATAACTTAACTATTGAAGTTGAATTATTAAGTGCAATTGCATTATCAGTAGGTTTACGTTTTGCTGTTCGTGAAGGTGGTAGAACTGTAGGTGCTGGTCAGGTAACTGAAATTTTAGACTAA
- the secE gene encoding preprotein translocase subunit SecE encodes MLKYFSEAFEELKSNVTWPAWDEVQKYTIIVALFSVIFALATWGVDVSFTKILNGFFNLLKG; translated from the coding sequence ATGTTAAAATATTTTTCTGAAGCTTTCGAAGAATTAAAGTCTAATGTAACTTGGCCTGCTTGGGACGAAGTCCAAAAGTATACCATTATAGTTGCATTGTTTTCTGTTATTTTCGCTTTAGCAACATGGGGAGTTGATGTATCTTTCACTAAGATATTAAACGGTTTCTTTAATTTATTAAAAGGTTAA
- the nusG gene encoding transcription termination/antitermination protein NusG, which translates to MADNNVKKWYVVRAVSGQENKIKSYIEQEINRVGMADYISQVLVPTEKVVQVRDGKKIAKERVYFPGYVMIEANLTGEIPHIIKSITGVIGFLGETKGGDAVPLRQAEVNRMLGKVDELSVKTENINIPYTIGETVKVIDGPFNGFNGTIEKVNEEKRKLEVMVKIFGRKTPLELSFMQVEKV; encoded by the coding sequence ATGGCTGATAATAATGTAAAGAAGTGGTATGTTGTAAGAGCTGTAAGTGGCCAAGAAAACAAGATTAAGTCTTATATCGAACAAGAGATTAATCGTGTTGGAATGGCTGATTATATTTCTCAAGTACTTGTGCCTACTGAAAAAGTTGTGCAAGTAAGAGATGGGAAAAAAATAGCAAAAGAAAGAGTGTATTTTCCTGGTTATGTTATGATAGAAGCTAACTTAACTGGAGAAATTCCTCATATAATAAAATCAATTACGGGTGTTATTGGATTTTTAGGTGAGACTAAAGGCGGAGACGCAGTTCCTTTAAGACAAGCTGAAGTAAACCGTATGTTAGGTAAAGTTGATGAGTTATCTGTTAAAACAGAAAACATCAACATTCCATATACTATTGGTGAAACAGTAAAAGTTATTGATGGACCTTTCAATGGATTCAATGGAACTATTGAAAAAGTAAATGAAGAAAAGCGTAAACTTGAAGTAATGGTGAAAATTTTTGGAAGAAAAACACCTTTAGAACTAAGTTTTATGCAAGTTGAAAAAGTATAA
- the rplK gene encoding 50S ribosomal protein L11 — protein MAKEVSKVVKLQVKGGAANPSPPVGPALGAAGVNIMEFCKQFNARTQDKPGKVLPVQITVYKDKSFDFVVKTPPAAIQLLEAAKLKSGSGEPNRKKVASVTWDQIKTIAEDKMPDLNAFTLEKAMSMVAGTARSMGITVTGNAPF, from the coding sequence ATGGCAAAAGAAGTTAGTAAAGTAGTTAAACTACAAGTTAAGGGAGGTGCTGCGAATCCATCGCCACCGGTTGGACCTGCTTTGGGGGCTGCTGGGGTTAACATCATGGAGTTCTGTAAGCAGTTTAATGCAAGAACACAAGATAAACCTGGCAAAGTTTTACCAGTACAAATTACTGTGTATAAAGACAAGTCTTTTGACTTTGTTGTTAAAACGCCACCTGCTGCAATTCAATTATTAGAGGCAGCAAAATTAAAGTCTGGTTCAGGTGAACCTAACCGTAAAAAGGTTGCAAGTGTTACTTGGGATCAAATTAAGACTATTGCTGAAGACAAAATGCCAGACTTAAACGCTTTTACTTTAGAAAAAGCAATGAGTATGGTTGCAGGTACAGCAAGATCTATGGGTATTACAGTAACAGGAAATGCTCCTTTTTAA
- the rplA gene encoding 50S ribosomal protein L1 → MAKLTKKQKVAASKIEKNKLYSLKEASALIKEIASAKFDESVDIAVRLGVDPRKANQMVRGVVSLPHGTGKDVRVLALVTPDKEAEAKAAGADHVGLDDYLQKIKDGWTDVDVIITMPAVMGKLGPLGRVLGPRGLMPNPKTGTVTMDVAKAVQEVKAGKIDFKVDKTGIVHAGIGKVSFDADKIYDNAHEIVQTLIKLKPTAAKGTYIKSIHLSSTQSPAIALDPKAV, encoded by the coding sequence ATGGCAAAATTGACAAAAAAGCAAAAAGTGGCTGCATCAAAAATTGAGAAGAATAAATTATATTCTTTAAAAGAAGCTTCGGCTTTAATTAAAGAAATAGCTTCTGCAAAATTTGATGAGTCTGTTGATATCGCAGTACGTTTAGGTGTAGATCCTAGAAAAGCGAATCAAATGGTTAGAGGTGTGGTTTCATTACCTCACGGAACTGGTAAAGATGTAAGAGTGTTAGCACTTGTTACTCCTGATAAAGAAGCTGAAGCTAAAGCAGCTGGTGCAGACCACGTTGGGTTAGATGATTATCTTCAAAAAATCAAAGACGGTTGGACAGATGTTGATGTAATCATCACAATGCCTGCTGTTATGGGTAAATTAGGTCCATTAGGACGTGTTTTAGGACCAAGAGGTTTAATGCCTAATCCTAAAACAGGTACAGTAACTATGGATGTTGCTAAGGCTGTTCAAGAAGTAAAAGCTGGTAAAATTGACTTTAAAGTTGATAAAACTGGTATCGTTCATGCAGGTATAGGTAAAGTATCATTCGATGCAGATAAAATCTATGACAATGCACACGAAATTGTTCAAACATTAATCAAATTAAAACCAACTGCAGCTAAAGGTACTTATATTAAGTCTATTCACTTATCAAGTACACAAAGTCCTGCTATTGCTTTAGATCCTAAAGCAGTATAA
- the rplJ gene encoding 50S ribosomal protein L10: protein MTREEKAIAIQDLTAQLEGVNVVYLADISGLDADTTSNLRRACFKAGIKLEVVKNTLLEKALEASATDYGDLSSVLKGNTSMMIAETANGPAKIIKEFRKKGDKPVFKGAFINQEIYIGDNLLDSLVAIKSKEEVIGEIIGLLQSPAKRILSALLNNAETKGEVAE, encoded by the coding sequence ATGACTAGAGAAGAAAAAGCAATTGCTATTCAAGATTTAACTGCACAGTTAGAAGGTGTAAATGTTGTTTATTTAGCAGACATTTCAGGACTAGATGCAGATACTACCTCAAATCTAAGAAGAGCTTGTTTCAAAGCAGGTATCAAATTAGAAGTGGTAAAAAACACATTGCTAGAGAAAGCATTGGAAGCTTCGGCTACAGATTACGGTGATTTATCATCTGTTTTAAAAGGAAATACATCAATGATGATTGCTGAAACCGCAAATGGACCAGCTAAAATTATCAAAGAATTCCGTAAAAAAGGAGATAAACCAGTTTTCAAAGGAGCTTTTATTAATCAAGAAATCTATATCGGAGATAACTTATTAGATAGCTTAGTAGCTATTAAATCTAAAGAAGAAGTTATTGGCGAAATCATTGGATTACTTCAATCTCCTGCTAAACGAATCCTTTCTGCTTTATTAAATAATGCAGAAACAAAAGGTGAAGTAGCAGAATAA
- the rplL gene encoding 50S ribosomal protein L7/L12, which yields MADLKQFAEQLVNLTVKEVNELATILKDEYGIEPAAAAVVVAGGAGAGDAGAAEQTEFTVVLKDAGASKLGVVKAVKELTGLGLKEAKDLVDAAPTNVKEGVSKDEAEGLKKALEEAGAVVELK from the coding sequence ATGGCAGATTTAAAACAATTCGCAGAGCAATTAGTTAACTTAACAGTTAAAGAAGTTAACGAATTAGCAACAATATTAAAAGATGAGTATGGTATCGAGCCTGCTGCTGCAGCAGTAGTAGTTGCTGGAGGAGCTGGTGCTGGTGATGCTGGTGCTGCTGAACAAACAGAATTTACAGTAGTATTAAAAGATGCTGGAGCTTCTAAATTAGGAGTTGTTAAAGCAGTTAAAGAATTAACTGGTTTAGGACTTAAAGAAGCTAAAGATTTAGTTGATGCTGCTCCAACAAATGTTAAAGAAGGTGTTTCTAAAGACGAAGCAGAAGGTCTTAAGAAAGCACTTGAAGAAGCAGGAGCTGTTGTTGAGTTAAAATAA
- the rpoB gene encoding DNA-directed RNA polymerase subunit beta, with translation MIANQTERINFASTKNIPNYPDFLDIQVKSFRDFFQLETKSDERGNEGLYNTFMENFPITDTRNQFVLEFLDYFIDPPRYTIEECIDRGLTYSVPLKARLKLYCTDPEHEDFETIVQDVYLGTIPYMTPSGTFVINGAERVVVSQLHRSPGVFFGQSFHANGTKLYSARIIPFKGSWIEFATDINNVMYAYIDRKKKLPVTTLFRAIGFERDKDILEIFDLAEEIKVSKTGIKKFIGRRLAARVLNTWHEDFVDEDTGEVVSIERNEIILDRDTILDKDNVEEILEADVKSILLHKEDNNQADFAIIHNTLQKDPTNSEKEAVEHIYRQLRNAEPPDEETARGIIDKLFFSDQRYNLGDVGRYRMNKKLGLDIPMDKQVLTKEDIITIVKYLIELINSKAEIDDIDHLSNRRVRTVGEQLSAQFGVGLARMARTIRERMNVRDNEVFTPIDLINAKTLSSVINSFFGTNQLSQFMDQTNPLAEITHKRRLSALGPGGLSRERAGFEVRDVHYTHYGRLCPIETPEGPNIGLISSLGVYAKVNGMGFIETPYRKVDNGKVDLVSEPIYLSAEEEEGKLIAQANITMDANGKITADKVIAREEGDFPVVEPSAVHYTDVAPNQIASISASLIPFLEHDDANRALMGSNMMRQAVPLLRPQAPIVGTGLERQVASDSRVLINAEGSGVVTYVDANMITIKYDRTEEERMVSFDEDEKTYQLIKFRKTNQSTTINLKPIVRKGDKVVKGQVLCEGYATQNGELALGRNLQVAFMPWKGYNFEDAIVISEKVVRDDIFTSIHVDDYSLEVRDTKLGNEELTNDIPNVSEEATKDLDENGMIRIGAEVKPGDILIGKITPKGESDPTPEEKLLRAIFGDKAGDVKDASLKASPSLNGVVLDKKLFAKAVKDKRKRTKDKEDLDKLEMEFEVKFNELKDKLIDKLFLIVDGKTSQGVLNDLGEEVLPKGKKFTKKMLQAVEDFAHLTKGQWTTDEHTNSLINDLIHNYKIKLNDLQGVLRREKFTITVGDELPSGILKLAKVYIAKKRKLRVGDKMAGRHGNKGIVAKIVRQEDMPFLEDGTPVDIVLNPLGVPSRMNIGQIYETVLGWAGLKLGKKFATPIFDGASLDEINEFTDEAGIPRFGHTYLYDGGTGERFHQAATVGVIYMLKLGHMVDDKMHARSIGPYSLITQQPLGGKAQFGGQRFGEMEVWALEAYGASSTLREILTVKSDDVTGRAKTYEAIVKGETMPEPGLPESFNVLMHELKGLGLDIRLEE, from the coding sequence ATGATTGCTAATCAGACTGAAAGAATCAATTTTGCCTCAACGAAAAATATTCCTAATTATCCAGATTTTCTTGATATACAAGTAAAATCATTTAGAGATTTTTTCCAGTTAGAAACTAAATCTGATGAGAGAGGTAACGAGGGTCTTTACAACACCTTCATGGAAAATTTTCCAATAACTGATACTAGAAATCAATTCGTTCTAGAGTTTCTAGATTATTTTATTGATCCTCCTAGATATACTATCGAAGAATGTATCGATAGAGGCTTGACGTATAGTGTGCCTCTAAAAGCACGTTTAAAATTATATTGTACAGATCCTGAACATGAAGATTTTGAAACAATAGTTCAAGATGTTTATTTAGGAACTATTCCATACATGACGCCAAGCGGAACATTTGTTATTAATGGCGCAGAACGTGTTGTAGTGTCTCAATTGCATAGATCACCTGGAGTTTTCTTCGGACAATCTTTCCATGCAAATGGAACTAAATTATATTCAGCAAGAATTATACCTTTTAAAGGTTCTTGGATTGAATTTGCAACAGATATCAATAACGTAATGTACGCGTACATTGATAGAAAGAAAAAATTACCTGTAACTACTCTTTTCAGAGCGATTGGTTTTGAAAGAGATAAAGATATTCTTGAAATTTTTGATCTTGCAGAAGAAATTAAAGTTTCAAAAACAGGAATCAAAAAATTCATCGGTAGAAGATTAGCTGCTCGTGTGTTAAATACTTGGCATGAAGATTTCGTGGATGAGGATACAGGAGAAGTAGTATCTATTGAGCGTAATGAAATTATTTTAGACCGTGATACTATCTTAGATAAAGATAATGTAGAAGAAATTTTAGAAGCGGATGTAAAATCTATTTTATTACACAAAGAGGATAATAATCAAGCAGATTTTGCTATTATCCATAATACATTGCAAAAAGACCCTACTAACTCTGAAAAAGAGGCTGTAGAACATATATATAGACAATTACGTAATGCAGAACCACCTGATGAGGAAACAGCTCGTGGTATCATCGATAAATTATTCTTCTCAGACCAACGTTACAACTTAGGTGATGTAGGTCGTTACAGAATGAATAAAAAGTTAGGCTTAGATATCCCGATGGATAAACAAGTATTAACAAAAGAAGATATTATTACGATTGTAAAATACTTAATTGAATTAATTAATTCAAAAGCAGAAATTGATGATATTGACCACTTATCGAACCGTCGCGTTAGAACTGTAGGGGAACAATTGTCAGCTCAATTTGGTGTTGGTTTAGCGCGTATGGCTCGTACAATTCGTGAAAGAATGAATGTGCGTGATAACGAAGTGTTTACACCAATCGATTTGATTAATGCAAAAACATTATCATCAGTAATTAATTCATTCTTTGGAACAAACCAGTTGTCTCAGTTTATGGATCAAACGAATCCATTAGCTGAAATTACACACAAACGTCGTTTGTCAGCTCTTGGACCTGGTGGTTTATCGAGAGAAAGAGCAGGTTTCGAGGTTCGTGACGTTCACTATACGCATTATGGTCGTTTATGTCCAATTGAAACACCTGAGGGACCAAACATTGGTTTGATTTCATCATTAGGTGTGTATGCTAAAGTAAACGGAATGGGATTCATTGAAACACCATATCGTAAAGTTGATAATGGTAAAGTGGATTTAGTTTCGGAACCAATTTATTTAAGCGCAGAAGAAGAAGAAGGTAAATTAATTGCGCAAGCAAATATTACCATGGATGCAAATGGAAAAATTACTGCAGATAAAGTAATTGCAAGAGAAGAAGGAGATTTCCCTGTAGTAGAGCCAAGTGCTGTACATTATACAGACGTTGCCCCTAATCAAATTGCATCTATTTCAGCTTCATTAATTCCATTCTTAGAGCATGATGATGCGAACCGTGCCTTGATGGGATCTAACATGATGCGTCAGGCTGTACCTCTTTTAAGACCACAAGCACCTATTGTAGGTACTGGTTTAGAAAGACAAGTTGCGTCTGATTCTAGAGTGTTAATTAATGCGGAAGGTTCTGGAGTTGTAACTTATGTTGACGCCAACATGATTACAATAAAATACGACAGAACAGAGGAAGAAAGAATGGTAAGTTTTGATGAAGACGAAAAAACATATCAATTAATCAAATTTAGAAAAACAAATCAAAGTACTACAATTAACTTAAAACCTATTGTTAGAAAAGGAGATAAAGTAGTAAAAGGTCAGGTACTTTGTGAAGGATATGCTACACAAAACGGAGAATTAGCTTTAGGTAGAAATTTACAAGTTGCCTTCATGCCTTGGAAAGGGTATAACTTTGAGGATGCAATTGTAATTTCTGAAAAAGTAGTTCGTGATGATATTTTTACCTCTATTCACGTAGATGATTATTCATTAGAAGTTAGAGATACAAAATTAGGTAATGAAGAATTAACTAATGATATCCCTAATGTTTCTGAAGAGGCTACTAAAGACCTTGATGAAAATGGTATGATCAGAATTGGTGCAGAAGTAAAACCTGGTGATATCTTAATTGGGAAAATTACACCTAAAGGAGAATCAGATCCTACACCAGAAGAAAAATTATTACGCGCTATCTTTGGAGATAAAGCAGGTGATGTTAAAGATGCGTCATTAAAAGCTTCACCTTCATTAAACGGTGTGGTTTTAGATAAAAAATTATTTGCGAAAGCAGTAAAAGATAAACGCAAACGTACTAAGGATAAAGAAGATTTAGATAAACTTGAAATGGAATTTGAAGTAAAATTCAATGAACTTAAAGACAAGTTAATCGATAAATTATTCTTAATTGTTGACGGAAAAACATCTCAAGGTGTACTTAATGATTTAGGTGAAGAAGTATTACCAAAAGGTAAAAAATTCACTAAAAAAATGCTACAAGCCGTTGAAGATTTTGCTCATTTAACAAAAGGGCAATGGACAACTGACGAGCATACAAACTCATTAATTAACGACTTAATTCACAACTATAAAATCAAATTAAATGATTTACAAGGGGTATTAAGAAGAGAGAAATTTACCATTACAGTAGGTGATGAATTACCATCAGGAATCTTAAAATTAGCTAAAGTTTATATTGCTAAAAAACGTAAGCTAAGAGTAGGGGATAAAATGGCAGGACGTCACGGAAATAAAGGTATCGTTGCAAAAATTGTACGTCAAGAAGATATGCCATTCTTAGAAGATGGAACACCAGTTGATATCGTATTGAATCCACTTGGAGTACCTTCTCGTATGAACATCGGACAAATTTATGAAACTGTTCTTGGATGGGCAGGATTAAAATTAGGGAAGAAGTTTGCTACGCCAATCTTTGACGGTGCATCACTAGATGAAATCAATGAATTTACAGATGAAGCGGGAATTCCTAGATTTGGTCATACGTATTTGTATGATGGAGGAACAGGAGAACGTTTCCATCAAGCAGCTACTGTGGGTGTAATTTATATGCTTAAATTAGGTCACATGGTAGATGATAAAATGCATGCACGTTCAATAGGTCCATACTCATTGATTACACAACAACCATTAGGTGGTAAAGCACAATTTGGTGGTCAACGTTTCGGAGAGATGGAGGTTTGGGCACTTGAAGCTTATGGTGCTTCTAGTACGCTTAGAGAGATCTTAACGGTTAAATCTGATGACGTAACAGGTAGAGCAAAAACTTACGAAGCAATCGTTAAGGGAGAAACTATGCCAGAACCAGGATTACCTGAATCATTCAATGTATTAATGCATGAATTAAAAGGTCTTGGATTAGACATTAGATTAGAAGAATAA